In Candidatus Defluviilinea proxima, a single genomic region encodes these proteins:
- the selB gene encoding selenocysteine-specific translation elongation factor, translated as MRVIGTAGHVDHGKSTLIAALTGIHPDRLKEEQAREMTIELGFGWMTLPNGEEVGIVDVPGHRDFIENMLSGIGGIDAALLIIAADEGVMPQTKEHLAILDLLQISSGIIVLTKTDLASDITPEGDSGWLDLVQADIRAAVGDTVLKNAPIVQVSAKNRTGLDELISHLQNILRENPARLDLNRPRLPIDRVFTMSGFGTVVTGTLSDGHLSTGDEVEILPSGIKGRIRGLQTHKKKEEQAVPGSRTAVNISGVDINQLQRGDIVAHPGQYIPTRRLDARFRLLKDASSSITHGQEVKFFIGASETIGILRLLGTEELRPGEEGWIQLELRDPVVAVRGDRYILRRPSPAKHWAEA; from the coding sequence ATGCGCGTTATCGGTACAGCAGGCCACGTAGACCACGGCAAATCCACGCTCATCGCAGCATTGACGGGTATACACCCAGACCGTCTCAAAGAAGAACAAGCGCGCGAAATGACCATCGAACTCGGTTTCGGTTGGATGACCCTTCCGAACGGAGAAGAGGTGGGTATTGTTGACGTGCCTGGTCATCGTGACTTTATCGAGAACATGTTATCCGGCATCGGGGGGATAGATGCCGCGCTCCTCATCATCGCCGCAGACGAAGGCGTAATGCCACAAACGAAGGAACATCTTGCGATTCTGGATCTGTTACAGATTTCATCCGGCATCATTGTTTTGACAAAGACCGATCTCGCTTCAGATATCACCCCCGAAGGGGACTCGGGGTGGCTTGATCTCGTCCAAGCAGATATTCGCGCCGCTGTGGGCGATACCGTCCTAAAAAACGCACCCATCGTACAAGTCTCTGCAAAAAACAGAACAGGACTTGATGAACTCATCAGCCATCTCCAAAACATCTTGCGAGAAAATCCAGCCCGGCTCGATTTGAATCGTCCACGTCTACCGATAGACCGCGTCTTCACCATGAGCGGATTTGGCACAGTTGTCACCGGCACATTGAGCGACGGTCATTTATCAACAGGCGATGAAGTGGAAATTTTGCCAAGCGGTATCAAGGGGAGAATTCGCGGGTTACAAACTCACAAGAAGAAAGAAGAACAAGCCGTCCCCGGCTCGCGCACTGCTGTGAATATTTCTGGCGTGGATATTAACCAACTTCAACGCGGGGATATAGTGGCACACCCTGGTCAATACATCCCCACACGCAGGCTCGATGCTCGTTTTCGTTTATTGAAAGATGCATCTTCCTCCATCACACATGGACAGGAAGTGAAATTCTTTATTGGCGCATCTGAAACAATTGGTATATTGCGTCTACTTGGCACAGAAGAATTACGTCCCGGCGAGGAAGGCTGGATACAACTCGAGTTGCGCGACCCAGTCGTGGCTGTGCGCGGGGATCGTTATATCTTACGGCGACCATCCCCGGCGAAACATTGGGCGGAGGCGTAG